The Pedobacter mucosus genome window below encodes:
- a CDS encoding helix-turn-helix domain-containing protein, which produces MEQIKTFSLSRHSRLFSVEDLNRDYLFVSATRHPHLEQPYRAESYAIGYLRKGEIQLQAGLIIHNIKAPAVITLAPSVIRSFSKSSESIDLEIIFFKNSFLLEKHADLFFLLKQDFFENSDLTVLSQKHEIMEKIEHIFKLISLTHHSANFHAGNIIRNYIFVLIYEIDAFYRQNQSNSPVQSLNPLTAKFRQLLKATYLQERKLEFYADKLSVTPKYLSAAVKKQTGRSASEWIAETIVLEAKVLLQNKSLTVSQISNQLNFVDQSVFGKFFRANTGVAPVDYRKNL; this is translated from the coding sequence TTGGAACAAATCAAAACCTTTTCTTTATCCAGGCACAGCAGATTGTTTTCCGTTGAAGACCTTAACAGGGATTATTTGTTTGTAAGCGCTACCCGTCACCCTCATCTTGAGCAACCTTATCGGGCGGAAAGTTATGCCATCGGCTACCTTAGAAAAGGAGAAATACAGTTGCAGGCGGGCTTAATTATTCACAACATTAAGGCTCCGGCGGTCATTACGCTTGCGCCATCGGTAATTAGAAGCTTTAGCAAATCAAGCGAATCAATTGACCTAGAAATTATTTTTTTTAAAAATTCCTTTCTGCTGGAAAAACATGCCGATTTATTTTTTCTGCTGAAGCAGGATTTCTTTGAAAACAGCGACCTTACTGTGCTTTCTCAAAAACATGAAATCATGGAAAAGATCGAACATATTTTTAAGCTGATCAGCCTCACACACCATTCGGCTAATTTCCATGCAGGCAACATTATTCGGAACTACATTTTTGTATTGATCTACGAGATTGATGCGTTTTACCGTCAAAATCAGTCGAATTCGCCCGTCCAAAGCCTGAATCCCCTCACAGCAAAATTCCGTCAGCTTCTTAAAGCTACCTATCTTCAGGAGCGTAAACTTGAGTTTTATGCAGATAAATTATCGGTTACCCCAAAGTATCTTTCTGCGGCGGTGAAAAAGCAAACAGGCAGATCTGCCAGCGAATGGATTGCTGAAACCATTGTTTTAGAGGCAAAAGTACTCCTGCAAAATAAGAGCTTAACGGTATCACAAATCAGTAACCAGCTCAATTTCGTTGATCAATCTGTTTTCGGAAAGTTCTTTCGTGCAAATACAGGAGTGGCTCCTGTAGATTATCGCAAGAACCTTTAA
- a CDS encoding TetR/AcrR family transcriptional regulator translates to MVQKEQNKTKISLLKNAEFLFANFGYEGTTIRTIAEKSGTNSAMINYYFGSKENLYHALFENHLDSIVNKINDIKNKTQDPAQRLTAFLEYYCGRIQTHQDYYRILFSQLFGMQTPEILRIVSTLRKNIFEFLTKTIAEGIEKKRFAPIDEEMLAINIMTLLPALNSSNKGFLNLSEEVNQDISKRVIAYFMSSLKITQ, encoded by the coding sequence ATGGTTCAAAAGGAACAGAACAAAACAAAGATTTCCTTATTAAAAAATGCAGAATTTCTGTTTGCAAATTTTGGATACGAGGGAACTACGATCCGCACCATTGCAGAAAAGTCAGGAACGAATTCTGCAATGATCAATTACTATTTTGGTTCAAAGGAAAATCTATACCATGCCCTTTTTGAAAATCATCTTGATAGTATAGTCAACAAGATCAATGATATCAAAAACAAAACCCAAGATCCAGCACAAAGATTAACTGCATTTCTAGAATATTACTGTGGACGGATCCAGACCCACCAAGATTATTACAGAATTTTATTCAGCCAATTATTCGGCATGCAAACTCCTGAAATATTAAGGATTGTATCAACCTTGAGGAAGAATATATTTGAGTTTTTAACAAAAACAATTGCTGAAGGCATTGAAAAAAAACGCTTTGCTCCTATAGATGAGGAGATGCTGGCGATAAATATTATGACGCTATTACCCGCCTTAAATAGTAGTAATAAAGGATTTTTGAACTTAAGTGAGGAGGTTAACCAGGATATTTCGAAGAGGGTGATCGCTTATTTCATGTCCAGCTTAAAGATTACGCAATAG
- a CDS encoding TolC family protein, protein MKKHIPIAGKLFKLTLLIFAVLNIFELQVYAQKETKVYHISIEEAISFAKSQNKTVRAAQMSISSSEKDLKDAYSAALPSISINGSYQRFSDLTLYIEGLSNASTGPRKPTPNAAALGFEALFNIYGGGRQMALEQEQALRLSLTKINAAEAAGNVAVQTSSSYLNLLRLKDLSILISEQVTRAKTRLKNINSLYKNQKVTKSDVLRAEVSLANAALSLEQNNNDMFIENQRLNVLMDLPDSIIIAPSDSSSIAKPDPETLLPLLKEKGENSYSTLKAEKNVELQKTRLDMISSADRPSLNFYTAYGMNYPNNLFFPPVDQAYSIGFVGLKAQYNISSLYQNKNKKAAAKIRVSELELQTQAIVDNNIFETRSYLIKYTEALNRIKVNQHSVEQAMVNYKIMNIKYINQLALLTDLLDADNLLQESRSNLVKSQTDALSTYYKIRFSSGNL, encoded by the coding sequence ATGAAAAAACATATTCCCATAGCGGGGAAATTATTTAAATTAACCTTATTGATATTTGCTGTACTAAACATTTTTGAGTTGCAAGTATATGCGCAAAAGGAAACAAAGGTCTATCATATTTCGATTGAAGAGGCCATATCCTTTGCAAAATCACAAAACAAAACGGTACGAGCGGCTCAAATGAGCATCAGTTCATCAGAAAAAGATTTAAAAGATGCTTACAGCGCAGCACTTCCCTCTATTAGTATAAACGGATCTTATCAAAGATTTTCTGACCTTACCCTTTACATTGAGGGTTTGAGCAACGCCAGTACCGGACCTAGAAAACCGACGCCAAATGCAGCAGCTTTAGGTTTTGAGGCCCTTTTCAATATTTATGGTGGCGGAAGGCAAATGGCATTGGAGCAAGAGCAAGCTTTAAGACTTAGCCTAACTAAAATTAATGCTGCAGAAGCTGCAGGGAACGTAGCCGTTCAAACGTCGTCTTCCTACCTAAACCTTTTGAGGTTGAAAGACCTCAGCATCCTCATTTCTGAGCAAGTGACAAGGGCAAAAACCCGATTAAAAAACATCAATTCGCTTTATAAGAATCAAAAGGTAACCAAAAGCGATGTACTGCGAGCAGAAGTAAGTTTGGCGAATGCGGCACTATCCCTGGAGCAGAACAACAACGATATGTTCATTGAAAACCAGCGGTTGAATGTACTAATGGATCTTCCAGATTCGATTATAATTGCTCCATCAGATTCTTCTTCGATTGCTAAGCCTGATCCTGAAACCCTGCTTCCGCTACTAAAGGAAAAAGGAGAAAATTCTTATTCGACATTGAAAGCCGAAAAAAATGTTGAGCTGCAAAAAACCAGGCTAGATATGATAAGCAGTGCAGATCGCCCATCGTTAAACTTTTACACTGCATACGGAATGAATTATCCAAATAACCTGTTCTTTCCTCCGGTAGATCAGGCTTATTCGATAGGATTTGTGGGTTTGAAAGCACAATACAATATCTCTTCGCTCTATCAGAACAAGAATAAAAAAGCTGCCGCAAAAATTAGGGTTTCTGAGCTTGAACTCCAAACACAGGCAATTGTGGACAACAATATATTTGAAACCCGCTCTTATTTAATTAAGTACACAGAAGCATTAAACCGGATAAAGGTTAATCAGCACTCTGTAGAACAGGCCATGGTCAATTATAAGATTATGAACATTAAGTATATCAATCAGCTCGCACTGTTAACCGATTTGCTAGATGCCGATAATCTGTTACAGGAATCGCGATCAAACCTGGTAAAGTCGCAAACAGATGCATTATCAACGTATTATAAAATCCGCTTTTCAAGTGGGAATCTTTAG